In one window of Schistosoma haematobium chromosome 5, whole genome shotgun sequence DNA:
- a CDS encoding hypothetical protein (EggNog:ENOG410V4HZ~COG:A), translated as MPSVEISDMVDESKGQHQVDNANGLIENSPNPLSPLDCDEKPTNGADDSVTDENDDDSRKLFVGGLSWETNESKVSCLLFTISSDDLKEYFSRWGKVTQCIIKLDRFTGNSRGFGFVTLENEDCVSKVLSIVCLTL; from the exons ATGCCATCAGTAGAGATTTCTGATATGGTTGATGAGTCCAAAGGACAACATCAGGTTGACAATGCTAATGGATTAATCGAAAATTCCCCAAATCCCCTCTCCCCCCTCGATTGTGATGAGAAGCCTACCAATGGGGCTGATGATTCAGTGACAGACGAGAACGACGACGATAGCag GAAGCTGTTTGTCGGTGGTCTAAGCTGGGAAACAAATGAAAGTAAAGTGTCATGCTTGTTATTCACTATTTCCTCAGATGATTTAAAGGAATATTTCTCTCGTTGGGGAAAAGTTACCCAGTGCATCATAAAACTGGACAGGTTCACAGGGAATTCAAGAGGGTTTGGTTTTGTTACTTTGGAAAATGAAGACTGTGTCTCAAAAGTATTGTCTATTGTTTGTTTGACTTTGTAG
- a CDS encoding hypothetical protein (EggNog:ENOG410V4HZ~COG:A) encodes MVDESKGQHQVDNANGLIENSPNPLSPLDCDEKPTNGADDSVTDENDDDSRKLFVGGLSWETNENDLKEYFSRWGKVTQCIIKLDRFTGNSRGFGFVTLENEDCVSKVLSVPEHWLKNKKIDPKKAKPSREPLKKIFVGGIDPEVTEDQIREYFSSFGKVESLDLPYDTQKGKRKHYIFVSFSTEAAAKKAISKERQDIFGRQCDVRVAVTRDQANRQKVALKQWYNWLDPSFSYPGYAYGDYANAYPGFDPFTYGYYGYDYYGSAAAAAAATGYGAYTNLAANQFCGVINPNKVNQSIRTPAAAPGAATRMIGSGTTGTIGANSHQTQSHTHLNYTNLLTSQLDPHHTTMSAGLDFSVAHPQPGQGMVAGSGATRFSHPQ; translated from the exons ATGGTTGATGAGTCCAAAGGACAACATCAGGTTGACAATGCTAATGGATTAATCGAAAATTCCCCAAATCCCCTCTCCCCCCTCGATTGTGATGAGAAGCCTACCAATGGGGCTGATGATTCAGTGACAGACGAGAACGACGACGATAGCag GAAGCTGTTTGTCGGTGGTCTAAGCTGGGAAACAAATGAAA ATGATTTAAAGGAATATTTCTCTCGTTGGGGAAAAGTTACCCAGTGCATCATAAAACTGGACAGGTTCACAGGGAATTCAAGAGGGTTTGGTTTTGTTACTTTGGAAAATGAAGACTGTGTCTCAAAA GTTCTCAGTGTCCCTGAGCATTGGTTAAAGAATAAGAAAATTGACCCTAAAAAAGCGAAACCTTCTCGAGAACCCTTAAAAAAGATTTTTGTTGGTGGTATTGATCCAGAAGTAACGGAAGACCAAATACGTGAATACTTTAGCAGTTTTGGAAAG GTTGAGTCATTAGACTTGCCTTATGACACTCAAAAAGGGAAAAGGAAGCATTATATATTCGTTAGTTTTTCCACTGAAGCAGCTGCCAAAAAAGCTATTTCAAAGGAGCGTCAAGATATTTTCGGTCGACAG TGTGATGTTAGGGTTGCTGTCACACGAGATCAAGCTAACAGACAAAAAG TAGCTCTGAAGCAATGGTATAACTGGTTGGACCCCAGCTTCTCTTATCCAGGATATGCCTATGGTGACTACGCAAACGCTTACCCTGGCTTTGACCCTTTTACGTACGGCTATTATGGATATGATTACTACGGAAGCGCAGCAGCAGCTGCTGCTGCAACGGGTTATG GGGCATATACCAATCTAGCTGCTAATCAGTTTTGTGGAGTAATTAATCCCAACAAAGTAAATCAAAGTATCCGTACTCCTGCTGCAGCACCAGGAGCTGCCACACGTATGATTGGTAGTGGCACGACTGGAACAATTGGTGCGAACTCCCATCAAACCCAATCTCACACACATCTAAATTACacaaacttacttacttccCAGCTAGATCCACACCATACAACGATGTCCGCTGGCCTAGATTTCTCTGTAGCACATCCTCAACCCGGTCAAGGCATGGTTGCTGGATCAGGTGCTACCCGGTTTTCCCATCCTCAATAA
- a CDS encoding hypothetical protein (EggNog:ENOG410V4HZ~COG:A), with product MPSVEISDMVDESKGQHQVDNANGLIENSPNPLSPLDCDEKPTNGADDSVTDENDDDSRKLFVGGLSWETNENDLKEYFSRWGKVTQCIIKLDRFTGNSRGFGFVTLENEDCVSKVLSIVCLTL from the exons ATGCCATCAGTAGAGATTTCTGATATGGTTGATGAGTCCAAAGGACAACATCAGGTTGACAATGCTAATGGATTAATCGAAAATTCCCCAAATCCCCTCTCCCCCCTCGATTGTGATGAGAAGCCTACCAATGGGGCTGATGATTCAGTGACAGACGAGAACGACGACGATAGCag GAAGCTGTTTGTCGGTGGTCTAAGCTGGGAAACAAATGAAA ATGATTTAAAGGAATATTTCTCTCGTTGGGGAAAAGTTACCCAGTGCATCATAAAACTGGACAGGTTCACAGGGAATTCAAGAGGGTTTGGTTTTGTTACTTTGGAAAATGAAGACTGTGTCTCAAAAGTATTGTCTATTGTTTGTTTGACTTTGTAG